The following are encoded together in the Carettochelys insculpta isolate YL-2023 chromosome 24, ASM3395843v1, whole genome shotgun sequence genome:
- the TRNP1 gene encoding TMF-regulated nuclear protein 1 — protein sequence MPGRGKAPGGGWEPATALAAAERRRCGSRAQPAGAGSRRGRRWARQLEAGRERRGPGPSPPSQGAAQPPMPGGGAEPLPGSAAAAKPRRRAEEAAAALPGAVRALELAEARRRLLEAEARRRLVLELESRVQQLHRVFVQAELRMAARAESLARLGSGAGQAQIYLAAHGQRLKKSLRRSRKPRPPALLASALGSCVPWAAGRLRRGRGAAPEPPESPLERSLQGSPRTALPPGQPPA from the exons ATGCCGGGGCGGGGGAAGGCGCCGGGCGGAGGCTGGGAGCCGGCGACGGCGCTGGCGGCGGCTGAGCGACGGCGCTGCGGCTCCC GGGCGCAGCCGGCAGGAGCCGGGAGCCGCCGGGGACGACGCTGGGCTCGGCAGCTGGAGGCGGGCCGGGAGCGGAGGGGCCCCggcccctctcccccttcccaaGGGGCAGCGCAGCCCCCGATGCCCGGCGGCGGGGCGGAACCGCTGCCCGGCAGCGCCGCGGCGGCCAAGCCCCGGCggcgggcggaggaggctgcggCGGCGCTGCCCGGGGCCGTGCGGGCGCTGGAGCTGGCCGAGGCCCGGCGGCGGCTGCTGGAGGCGGAGGCCCGGcggcggctggtgctggagctggAGAGCCGCGTGCAGCAGCTGCACCGCGTCTTCGTGCAGGCCGAGCTGCGCATGGCCGCCCGCGCCGAGAGCCTGGCCCGCCTGGGCAGCGGCGCCGGCCAGGCCCAGATCTACCTGGCGGCCCACGGGCAGCGCCTCAAGAAGAGCCTGCGGCGCTCCCGGAAGCCGCGGCCGCCCGCCCTGCTGGCCTCGGCGCTGGGCAGCTGCGTGCCCTGGGCGGCGGGCAGGCTGCGCCGCGGCCGCGGGGCCGCGCCGGAGCCGCCCGAGTCCCCCCTCGAGAGGAGCCTGCAGGGGTCGCCGCGCACCGCCCTGCCGCCTGGGCAGCCCCCGGCCTGA